A window of Primulina tabacum isolate GXHZ01 chromosome 4, ASM2559414v2, whole genome shotgun sequence contains these coding sequences:
- the LOC142543402 gene encoding ribonucleoside-diphosphate reductase small chain A yields MGSLRNDETGREWREQKEIEEEEEPILMKRSQRFCMFPVKYPQLWEMYKKAEASFWTAEEVDLSQDVQQWETLSESEKHFISHVLAFFATADGIVLENLAARFITDVQIPEARAFYGFQTAMENIHSEMYSLLLETFIKDSKEKNRLFNAIENISCVTQKAQWALNWIKSSRSFAERLVAFACVEGIFFSGSFCAIFWLKKRGLMPGLTFSNELISRDEGLHCDFACLLYSLLQKQLNWQKVHLIVHEAVEIEMQFVCEALPCALIGMNSTLMSQYIKFVADRLLVSLGYERKYNVENPFDWMEFISLQGKANFFERRVGDYQKASVMSSLREDGSKNFEFKMDEDF; encoded by the exons ATGGGTTCTTTGAGAAACGATGAAACGGGGAGGGAATGGCGCGAGCAGAAAGAAATCGAGGAAGAAGAAGAACCTATTTTGATGAAGCGGTCCCAAAGGTTCTGCATGTTCCCTGTTAAATATCCCCAGCTATGGGAGATGTACAAGAAAGCAGAGGCCAGTTTCTGGACTG CTGAGGAGGTTGACCTCTCACAGGATGTGCAACAATGGGAAACTTTGTCTGAATCTGAAAAACACTTCATTAGTCATGTGCTGGCATTCTTTGCCACTGCAGATGGGATTGTTTTGGAAAATTTAGCTGCCAGATTTATAACAGATGTTCAAATTCCTGAG GCTCGGGCATTTTATGGTTTTCAAACTGCTATGGAAAATATACATTCTG AGATGTACAGCTTGCTTCTCGAAACTTTCATCAAGGACTCGAAGGAAAAGAATAGATTATTTAATGCAATCGAAAACATTTCTTGTGTGACACAAAAGGCTCAGTGGGCTTTGAATTGGATTAAAAG TTCAAGGTCATTTGCTGAGAGACTTGTTGCTTTTGCTTGCGTAGAAGGGATTTTCTTCTCGGGGAG CTTCTGTGCGATTTTTTGGCTTAAGAAGAGGGGATTGATGCCAGGTTTGACATtctcaaatgagcttatttctagAGATGAGGGTCTCCATTGCGACTTTGCTTGCCTCCTATACAG TTTGCTCCAGAAGCAATTGAATTGGCAAAAAGTTCATCTCATTGTCCATGAAGCTGTTGAAATTGAGATGCAATTTGTTTGTGAAGCCCTCCCGTGTGCATTAATTGGCATGAACTCAACGTTGATGAGCCAGTATATAAAGTTTGTCGCTGATAGACTTCTG GTTTCTTTGGGGTACGAAAGGAAGTATAATGTGGAAAACCCCTTTGATTGGATGGAGTTCATATCCTTGCA AGGAAAAGCCAACTTCTTCGAGAGAAGGGTGGGAGATTATCAGAAGGCTTCTGTTATGTCAAGCTTGCGTGAAGATGGCTCCAAGAATTTCGAGTTCAAAATGGATGAAGACTTCTAG